GCAAAAAAATTACACCTCTTATTATAATAATAATGAATATTTTTTGTTGTTATTATTGTTAGGAAAAACATTATTTAATAGTTTTGAATTGATTTAAATTTTAATAAATAATTAAATAGAAATGATACAAAAAGATATAGAAATAATTGATCAAAAGATTTCACAAGAAAGTGCATTTGTGGATGATCTGTTCTCAGAAATAAACAAGGTTATAGTGGGTCAGCAGCCAATGATAGAACGTTTATTAATAGGTCTTTTAGGTTCAGGTCATGTTTTATTAGAAGGTGTGCCTGGATTAGCTAAGACTTTAGCAATCAAAACTTTGTCACAAGCAATAAAAGGAGATTTTAATAGAATTCAGTTTACTCCTGATTTGTTACCATCTGATGTTATAGGAACATTAGTTTATAATATTAAAGACGGGGATTTTAGTATTAAAAAAGGACCAATTTTTTCAAATTTTATTTTAGCTGACGAAATTAATAGAGCACCTGCAAAAGTACAAAGTGCTCTACTAGAAGCTATGCAGGAAAAACAAGTAACTATAGGTGATCAAACATACTTTTTAGATGAACCATTTTTGGTTTTAGCAACACAGAATCCTGTTGAGCAAGAGGGAACATATCCTTTACCTGAAGCTCAGACAGATAGATTTATGTTGAAAACGATTATAAATTACCCTAACAAGGAAGATGAGAAAATCATCCTTAGAAATAACATCAATAATACTCAACACAAAATTAAACCTGTCGTTTCTGTTAAAAAGATATTAAGTGCAAGAACTTTAATTAATGATATATATATGGATCAAAAGATTGAAAATTATATTATTGATATAGTTTTTGCCACTAGATCCCCCCAGGATTATAATTTAA
This is a stretch of genomic DNA from Flavobacteriales bacterium TMED191. It encodes these proteins:
- a CDS encoding MoxR family ATPase; the encoded protein is MIQKDIEIIDQKISQESAFVDDLFSEINKVIVGQQPMIERLLIGLLGSGHVLLEGVPGLAKTLAIKTLSQAIKGDFNRIQFTPDLLPSDVIGTLVYNIKDGDFSIKKGPIFSNFILADEINRAPAKVQSALLEAMQEKQVTIGDQTYFLDEPFLVLATQNPVEQEGTYPLPEAQTDRFMLKTIINYPNKEDEKIILRNNINNTQHKIKPVVSVKKILSARTLINDIYMDQKIENYIIDIVFATRSPQDYNLKEIKNLINFGASPRGSINLAKAARVHAFIKRRGYVTPEDVRSVCHDVLRHRIGLTYEAEAENITSEDIIDKILNTIEVP